A genome region from Rhinopithecus roxellana isolate Shanxi Qingling chromosome 10, ASM756505v1, whole genome shotgun sequence includes the following:
- the HOXC12 gene encoding homeobox protein Hox-C12 gives MGEHNLLNPGFVGPLVNIHTGDTFYFPNFRASGAQLPGLPSLSYPRRDNVCSLPWPSAEPCNGYPQPYLGSPVSLNPPFGRTCELARVEDSKGYYREPCAEGGGGSLKREERGRDPGAGPGAALLPLEPSGPPALGFKYDYAAGGGGGDGGAGPPHDPPSCQSLESDSSSSLLNEGNKGAGAGDPGSLVSPLNPGGGLSASGAPWYPIHSRSRKKRKPYSKLQLAELEGEFLVNEFITRQRRRELSDRLNLSDQQVKIWFQNRRMKKKRLLLREQALSFF, from the exons ATGGGCGAGCATAATCTCCTGAATCCCGGGTTTGTGGGGCCTCTGGTAAACATCCACACGGGAGACACCTTCTACTTTCCCAACTTCCGCGCGTCCGGGGCTCAGCTTCCCGGGCTTCCTTCGCTGTCCTACCCACGCCGCGACAACGTATGCTCCCTGCCCTGGCCGTCGGCGGAGCCGTGCAATGGCTACCCGCAGCCCTACCTCGGCAGCCCAGTGTCTCTCAACCCTCCCTTCGGCCGCACGTGCGAGCTGGCGCGCGTGGAGGACAGCAAGGGTTACTACCGCGAGCCGTGCGCCGAGGGTGGCGGCGGGAGCCTGAAGCGTGAGGAGCGCGGGCGCGACCCGGGAGCCGGGCCCGGGGCAGCGCTGCTCCCGCTGGAGCCGTCGGGGCCGCCGGCGCTCGGCTTCAAGTACGACTACGCGGCGGGAGGCGGCGGTGGCGACGGCGGCGCAGGACCCCCGCACGACCCGCCCTCCTGCCAGTCGCTGGAATCCGACTCCAGTTCGTCCCTGCTCAACGAGGGCAACAAGGGCGCCGGCGCAGGCGACCCCGGCAGCTTGGTATCGCCGTTGAACCCCGGCGGCGGGCTCTCGGCCAGCG GCGCGCCCTGGTACCCGATCCACAGCCGCTCTCGGAAGAAGCGCAAGCCCTATTCGAAGTTGCAACTGGCAGAGCTGGAGGGCGAGTTTCTGGTCAACGAGTTCATCACACGCCAGCGCCGGAGGGAACTCTCAGACCGCTTGAATCTTAGTGACCAGCAGGTCAAGATCTGGTTTCAGAACcggagaatgaaaaagaaaagacttctgTTGAGGGAGCAAGCTCTCTCCTTCTTTTAG
- the HOXC13 gene encoding homeobox protein Hox-C13, with the protein MTTSLLLHPRWPESLMYVYEDSAVESGSGGGGGGGGGGAGGAGGGCSGASPGKAPSMDGLGSSCPASHCRDLLPHPVLGRPPAPLGAPQGAVYTDIPAPEAARQCAPPPAPPTSSSATLGYGYPFGGSYYGCRLSHNVNLQQKPCAYHPGDKYPEPSGALPGDDLSSRAKEFAFYPSFASSYQAMPGYLDVSVVPGISGHPEPRHDALIPVEGYQHWALSNGWDSQVYCSKEQSQSAHLWKSPFPDVVPLQPEVSSYRRGRKKRVPYTKVQLKELEKEYAASKFITKEKRRRISATTNLSERQVTIWFQNRRVKEKKVVSKSKAPHLHST; encoded by the exons ATGACGACTTCGCTGCTCCTGCATCCACGCTGGCCGGAGAGCCTTATGTACGTCTATGAGGACAGCGCGGTGGAgagcggcagcggcggcggcggcggaggaggaggcggcggcgcgGGCGGAGCGGGGGGCGGCTGCAGCGGAGCGAGCCCCGGCAAAGCCCCGAGCATGGATGGTCTGGGCAGCAGCTGCCCGGCCAGCCACTGCCGCGACCTGCTTCCGCACCCAGTGCTGGGCCGCCCGCCCGCTCCCCTGGGCGCCCCTCAGGGCGCCGTCTATACGGACATCCCTGCCCCGGAGGCGGCGCGCCAGTGTGCCCCGCCGCCCGCGCCCCCCACCTCGTCCAGCGCCACCCTGGGCTACGGCTACCCCTTCGGGGGCAGCTACTACGGCTGCCGCCTGTCGCACAACGTGAACCTGCAGCAGAAGCCTTGCGCCTACCACCCGGGCGATAAATACCCAGAGCCGTCGGGCGCCCTGCCGGGTGACGACTTGTCCTCCAGGGCCAAGGAGTTCGCCTTCTACCCCAGCTTTGCCAGCTCCTACCAGGCGATGCCCGGCTACCTGGACGTGTCGGTGGTGCCCGGGATCAGCGGGCACCCGGAGCCGCGTCACGACGCTCTCATCCCCGTCGAAGGCTACCAGCACTGGGCTCTCTCCAATGGCTGGGACAGTCAGGTGTACTGCTCCAAGGAGCAGTCGCAGTCCGCCCACCTCTGGAAGTCTCCCTTCCCAG ACGTGGTTCCCCTGCAGCCCGAGGTGAGCAGCTACCGGCGTGGGCGCAAGAAACGTGTGCCCTACACTAAGGTGCAGCTGAAGGAGCTAGAGAAGGAATACGCGGCTAGCAAGTTCATCACCAAAGAGAAGCGCCGGCGCATCTCCGCCACCACGAACCTCTCTGAACGCCAGGTAACCATCTGGTTCCAGAACCGGCGGGTCAAAGAGAAGAAGGTGGTCAGCAAATCGAAAGCGCCTCATCTCCACTCCACCTGA